A genomic window from Leptospira broomii serovar Hurstbridge str. 5399 includes:
- a CDS encoding FAD-binding dehydrogenase, translating into MKGKSIRRETISSDAIVIGGGLAGIVTALDLLDAGKNVVLIDRDTQNRFGGLAKLSFGGILMVDTPIQRWNGIKDSIALAISDWNSTAEFSSQDVLPKLWAEAYINNSIEDIFYFLRKRSVNFFPVVHWVERGLFKPGNSVPRFHMVWGTGDGLVESLKKHLLSHKNRNKLQLFFETRASKLSRVGKNITGCIAESSSGTEYGLKAEHVVIASGGIAGNLNEVRKSWPKDMGEPPAVLLNGSHPYALGDLHSASRKIGAQITHLDKMWNYAAGVHHPYPKMEAHGLSLVPPKSALWLNSKGERIGPIPLVTGFDTRYLVERICQEKEKFSWQVMNWKIALKELAVSGSEFNEAIRNKDFLKFLKTVFLGNKSFLNTITSECPDFILADSVPELAAKMNRMVGRPLVDSTLLEKTILEYDSMIDRGESFFDDDQLRRIAQLRQYRGERPRTCKFQKIMDRKAMPLLAIREFILTRKSMGGIQTDLKSRVLDESGNPISGLYAVGEAAGFGGGGIHGKGTLEGTFLGGCILTARFAARSILKFGN; encoded by the coding sequence ATGAAAGGTAAAAGCATTCGTAGAGAAACGATTTCATCCGACGCGATAGTTATAGGCGGCGGCTTGGCGGGTATTGTGACGGCATTAGACTTACTCGATGCCGGAAAGAACGTAGTCTTAATTGATCGTGATACGCAGAATAGATTCGGAGGACTTGCTAAATTATCGTTCGGCGGGATCTTAATGGTAGATACGCCCATTCAACGATGGAACGGGATAAAAGATAGCATCGCACTGGCAATTTCCGATTGGAATTCGACGGCGGAATTTTCTTCTCAGGATGTGCTTCCTAAACTTTGGGCGGAAGCTTACATTAATAATTCCATAGAGGATATTTTCTATTTTTTAAGAAAACGTTCAGTGAATTTCTTTCCCGTAGTTCATTGGGTTGAGAGGGGACTATTCAAACCCGGCAATAGCGTACCTAGATTTCATATGGTTTGGGGAACCGGAGACGGTCTTGTGGAATCTTTGAAGAAGCACCTACTTTCTCATAAGAATCGAAATAAGCTTCAACTGTTTTTCGAAACAAGGGCTAGTAAATTAAGCAGAGTCGGAAAGAATATTACTGGTTGCATTGCGGAGTCCAGTTCGGGAACGGAATACGGTCTCAAAGCCGAACATGTAGTCATTGCATCCGGCGGAATTGCAGGAAATCTTAATGAAGTTAGAAAATCTTGGCCCAAAGATATGGGGGAACCTCCGGCAGTCCTGCTTAACGGTTCTCATCCGTACGCCTTAGGAGATCTACATTCAGCCTCTCGAAAGATCGGAGCTCAGATTACGCATCTGGATAAAATGTGGAATTACGCTGCAGGAGTTCATCACCCTTATCCTAAAATGGAAGCTCATGGATTAAGTTTAGTGCCGCCAAAATCGGCTCTGTGGTTGAATTCGAAAGGAGAACGAATCGGTCCCATACCGCTAGTTACCGGATTTGATACTCGATATCTTGTCGAACGCATTTGCCAAGAGAAAGAGAAATTCTCGTGGCAGGTAATGAATTGGAAAATCGCTTTAAAAGAGTTAGCCGTTTCGGGTTCGGAATTCAATGAAGCGATACGAAATAAAGATTTTCTAAAATTCCTTAAAACCGTTTTTCTAGGAAATAAATCATTTCTAAATACGATTACGTCCGAGTGCCCGGATTTTATATTGGCTGATTCCGTTCCCGAACTCGCCGCTAAAATGAACCGAATGGTAGGTAGGCCCCTAGTTGACTCGACTCTTTTGGAAAAAACGATTCTGGAATACGATTCGATGATCGATCGCGGGGAATCTTTTTTCGATGACGATCAATTGAGACGGATCGCTCAACTTAGGCAGTATCGAGGGGAGAGGCCCCGAACCTGTAAATTTCAAAAGATAATGGATCGGAAAGCGATGCCGTTGCTTGCAATTCGAGAATTTATACTAACTCGCAAATCGATGGGCGGTATCCAGACCGATTTGAAATCTAGAGTCTTGGATGAATCCGGAAATCCGATCTCTGGCCTTTATGCAGTGGGCGAAGCTGCAGGTTTTGGCGGAGGAGGAATTCACGGTAAAGGAACGTTAGAGGGGACCTTCTTAGGCGGATGTATATTAACAGCAAGATTTGCAGCGCGTTCGATTTTAAAATTCGGAAATTAA
- a CDS encoding ArsR/SmtB family transcription factor encodes MSQSIRKGETARLHGYATLFAALGDETRLSIVAKLSKGQPRSISQLTEGSKLSRQAVTKHLKVLENAGIVQSTYSGRENLFELDLRPFKDIREYLGFVSEQWDQALSRLKSFVDN; translated from the coding sequence ATGTCGCAGTCCATTCGCAAAGGTGAGACCGCCAGGCTGCATGGATATGCAACCTTATTTGCTGCGCTTGGCGACGAGACAAGACTATCGATAGTTGCAAAGCTTTCGAAAGGACAGCCTCGATCCATTTCCCAATTAACGGAAGGATCGAAGCTATCCCGACAAGCAGTAACAAAACACCTTAAGGTATTGGAGAACGCAGGAATCGTGCAAAGCACGTATTCGGGCCGTGAGAACCTTTTTGAACTGGATCTGAGGCCTTTTAAAGATATTCGGGAATATTTAGGATTTGTATCGGAACAATGGGACCAAGCTCTTTCCAGATTAAAATCGTTCGTCGATAATTAA
- a CDS encoding patatin-like phospholipase family protein produces the protein MNLPKAKKGKRALLVEGGGMKGAFSGGVLHSLNCILPAQNYDVIVAVSSGACCAAYYATTPSPEPTEGEHKLSIWKRELAGRKLISILNPLRGKFFLDQKYLIDYLFREKYPIQTQNFGKYGLPELRIAVSNLSTRTSEYIKATSENIFDLLKAATSLPIATKGRHKLEGGSYSDAAILNPLPLNDLIEAGYNNITVVMNSPLEHVSPPLDSLSRFLSFPLDRKMSKIMKSSHHFHFNEARILAANPPRGVKIHVIAPNRDLPVGLVTTKQSLLEETVEIGKRVGLNAALYLKQKLRKRKLEYNFDLAT, from the coding sequence ATGAATTTACCTAAGGCAAAAAAAGGAAAACGAGCGCTATTAGTGGAAGGCGGAGGAATGAAAGGCGCATTTTCAGGCGGAGTACTTCATTCTTTAAATTGTATCTTACCGGCACAAAATTATGACGTAATTGTAGCAGTCTCTTCCGGAGCCTGCTGCGCCGCCTATTATGCGACAACCCCTTCGCCGGAACCGACAGAAGGAGAGCATAAACTTTCAATCTGGAAACGAGAACTAGCCGGTCGAAAGTTAATTTCGATACTGAATCCTCTTCGAGGAAAATTCTTTTTAGATCAAAAATATTTAATCGATTATCTGTTTCGCGAAAAATACCCGATACAAACTCAAAATTTCGGAAAATACGGTTTGCCTGAATTGAGGATAGCGGTGAGCAATCTTAGTACCCGCACCTCCGAATATATCAAAGCGACTTCCGAGAATATTTTCGATTTATTAAAGGCCGCAACTTCTCTACCTATTGCGACGAAAGGAAGGCATAAATTAGAAGGCGGTTCGTATTCGGATGCCGCAATTCTGAATCCCCTTCCATTAAATGATTTAATCGAAGCCGGATACAATAATATAACCGTAGTAATGAATTCTCCGCTCGAACACGTGTCGCCGCCTCTCGATTCGCTCAGTCGATTTCTATCTTTTCCTCTCGATCGTAAAATGTCTAAAATCATGAAATCATCCCATCACTTCCATTTTAACGAAGCCAGAATTCTAGCCGCCAACCCGCCAAGAGGGGTAAAGATCCATGTAATAGCTCCGAATCGGGACCTACCCGTGGGATTGGTTACGACAAAGCAATCCCTATTGGAGGAAACGGTGGAAATCGGAAAACGAGTCGGATTAAATGCGGCGCTTTATCTAAAGCAAAAACTAAGAAAAAGAAAACTCGAATATAACTTCGATCTTGCTACGTAA
- a CDS encoding SRPBCC family protein translates to MENRIEKRIELDAPVSRVWQALTNHKQFGEWFRAKFETQFAPGQVTLARMTWPGYEDFTFEITVKKMEPERLFSFTWHPYAVDMKMDYSKEEPTLVEFLLEKTHKGTLLTVIESGFEKIPENRRAEAFRMNDGGWSSQLKNINEYVAVHSQR, encoded by the coding sequence ATGGAAAATCGTATAGAAAAAAGAATCGAACTTGATGCCCCGGTTTCACGGGTATGGCAAGCTTTGACGAATCATAAACAATTTGGAGAATGGTTCCGAGCTAAATTCGAAACCCAGTTTGCACCGGGTCAAGTTACTCTAGCTCGGATGACCTGGCCAGGTTATGAAGATTTTACGTTCGAGATTACTGTAAAAAAAATGGAACCAGAACGGCTCTTCTCTTTTACCTGGCATCCATATGCAGTCGACATGAAAATGGATTACTCGAAAGAGGAGCCGACGCTTGTCGAATTTCTACTTGAAAAAACTCATAAGGGAACTTTGCTGACCGTCATCGAGTCCGGATTCGAAAAAATTCCGGAAAACCGCCGTGCCGAAGCATTCCGCATGAATGACGGCGGTTGGAGTTCCCAATTGAAGAATATAAATGAGTATGTCGCAGTCCATTCGCAAAGGTGA
- a CDS encoding SBBP repeat-containing protein — protein sequence MRIFLFPTFICFSLLFQFACLKTELSLCDDSNLFEASFIQGLKSRKGASFCGYLKRPLPTASWTRLLGASAATTQGSGVTADASGNVYVTGFTNGNLDGNTLIGSQDVFLTKYDTDGNKLWTKTLGAAGTLSSTGITSDTFGNIYILGSTSVSIDGQPFTGTSDFFLSKYDPNGNRIWTRLLGPTGGSAFGQGITLDSLNNIYIAGYTNGNLDGNVLIGLYDLFLTKYDSNGNKQWTRTQGVVAGHTQIDAITLDSSNSVYLTGYTTGNLDGNTLAGAQDLIVVKYDSNGNKQWTAQLGVASGSEIGNGITTDMAGNIYATGNTNGNLDGQTLIGTFSLFIVKYDNRGVKQWTRLLGAGGAYTYGIGITFDSLNNVFVTGNTSGNLDGNTLTGAQDFYLTKFDSNGVKQFTQQTGVGGFSTNATGVTSDYYDNIYKVGYTPGNLNGQIAVGTQSMYIVKN from the coding sequence ATGAGAATTTTTTTATTTCCGACTTTTATTTGTTTCAGCCTACTATTTCAATTCGCCTGCTTAAAGACGGAGTTATCACTATGCGACGATTCCAATCTTTTTGAGGCTTCTTTTATCCAAGGCTTGAAGTCCCGAAAAGGAGCTTCCTTTTGCGGGTACCTTAAACGCCCGTTGCCGACCGCTTCCTGGACTCGTCTTTTAGGAGCATCCGCAGCTACAACGCAGGGATCGGGAGTTACTGCGGACGCTTCGGGCAACGTGTATGTTACAGGATTTACTAACGGAAATTTAGACGGAAATACGCTGATCGGATCCCAAGATGTTTTTTTGACTAAATATGATACCGACGGAAATAAACTTTGGACCAAGACTTTAGGAGCCGCAGGGACATTGAGTTCGACCGGAATTACATCCGACACATTCGGAAATATTTATATCCTTGGTAGTACTTCCGTTAGCATTGATGGACAGCCGTTTACAGGAACATCCGATTTTTTCCTTTCAAAATACGATCCTAACGGTAATAGAATTTGGACTCGCCTACTAGGGCCAACCGGAGGTAGTGCGTTTGGGCAAGGAATTACTTTAGATTCTTTGAATAATATTTACATAGCGGGTTATACGAATGGAAACTTGGATGGGAACGTTCTTATCGGTCTTTACGATTTATTTTTGACAAAGTACGATTCGAACGGTAATAAACAATGGACCCGTACTCAAGGAGTTGTAGCGGGTCACACGCAAATTGATGCTATCACTCTCGATTCTTCTAATTCCGTGTATCTAACTGGTTATACTACCGGCAATTTGGATGGGAACACGCTTGCCGGCGCTCAGGATTTAATCGTAGTAAAATACGATTCGAACGGTAATAAGCAATGGACAGCGCAATTGGGAGTAGCTAGCGGTTCCGAAATCGGAAACGGTATCACGACCGATATGGCCGGGAATATTTATGCCACCGGAAATACGAACGGAAATCTAGACGGACAAACCTTAATCGGTACTTTCAGTTTGTTTATCGTGAAGTACGATAATAGGGGGGTAAAACAGTGGACTCGCCTCTTGGGAGCCGGAGGAGCATATACATACGGGATAGGTATAACATTTGATTCGCTTAATAACGTGTTTGTGACGGGTAATACGAGCGGTAATTTGGACGGGAATACCTTGACCGGAGCTCAAGATTTTTACCTCACAAAATTCGACTCGAACGGCGTTAAACAATTCACTCAACAGACAGGTGTAGGCGGATTTTCCACCAATGCGACGGGGGTCACTTCGGATTATTACGATAATATATATAAAGTCGGTTATACGCCTGGAAATCTCAACGGCCAAATAGCTGTCGGAACACAAAGCATGTATATTGTAAAAAATTAA
- a CDS encoding helix-turn-helix domain-containing protein gives MSKILTPEEYYILNRSAFHRRVRTVNSIACLSPYLKVQENKYLLVGQTDASVDWSLKYSSMNTFAIKLTPGFIFRYLKIPANIFTNTVVDLKEILSKEKFACLRELTESYGTVSEKSLRILNFLKSVDVEKNTILSEFIVRRIMEKSDLKLEKLALEIGYSSRQIRRLVLSYTGFTPQLLYRIAKFEKCRSSLLPQNENPILPLIQKTYENKYSDQSYMIREFKRFAGENPSSYLSKMSELSNTESDVFIKIISELKGDLNEYNNHSIGDKSRHSNFYG, from the coding sequence ATGAGTAAAATTTTGACGCCGGAAGAATATTATATTCTAAATAGATCCGCATTTCATCGTCGGGTACGGACTGTAAATTCTATCGCCTGCTTATCGCCATATTTAAAGGTGCAAGAGAATAAGTATTTGCTCGTTGGACAAACCGACGCTTCGGTCGATTGGAGCCTAAAGTATTCTTCAATGAATACTTTTGCAATTAAGCTTACGCCCGGATTTATATTCAGATACTTAAAAATTCCGGCCAATATCTTTACCAATACTGTAGTGGATTTAAAGGAAATTTTATCGAAAGAAAAATTTGCGTGCTTACGCGAATTAACCGAGTCTTACGGTACGGTAAGCGAGAAATCATTACGGATATTAAATTTTCTTAAGAGCGTCGATGTCGAAAAAAATACGATTTTATCCGAATTCATCGTTCGGAGAATAATGGAAAAGTCCGATCTAAAATTGGAAAAATTGGCTTTAGAAATCGGTTATTCTTCAAGACAAATTCGTAGACTGGTATTATCCTATACCGGATTTACGCCGCAACTATTATATAGGATAGCGAAATTTGAAAAGTGCAGGAGTTCCCTTCTACCTCAAAATGAAAATCCGATCCTTCCTTTAATTCAAAAAACGTACGAAAATAAGTATAGCGATCAATCGTATATGATTCGCGAATTTAAGCGCTTCGCCGGAGAAAATCCCTCTTCATACTTATCGAAAATGTCCGAATTGTCCAATACCGAATCCGATGTGTTCATTAAAATCATCTCCGAACTTAAAGGAGATTTGAATGAGTATAATAATCATAGTATTGGCGATAAAAGTCGCCATAGTAATTTTTACGGCTAA
- a CDS encoding tetratricopeptide repeat protein has translation MKFAKIILYLFPIAFTLNVCDCGDPLIQKGWELNRQGIELLSSNPEKALRKFSAAQELIPDIPDFPTNAGLAYVNLSKNKEALEKFAEAIEIDPKYIQAYYNQGIIFEKLGNHRSAIESYTKALQIAPDMPDIVYNIGLAYENSGNKRLAIKNYIHFIEIAYTSDETNINDAKIRIEKLSREESDLTTGKSSKDRKKFSFP, from the coding sequence ATGAAATTTGCAAAAATAATTTTATACTTATTTCCGATTGCTTTCACCTTAAATGTTTGCGACTGTGGAGACCCGCTGATTCAAAAAGGATGGGAACTGAATCGGCAGGGAATCGAACTCCTCTCCTCAAATCCGGAGAAAGCTTTACGTAAATTCTCGGCAGCCCAGGAATTAATTCCGGACATTCCTGATTTTCCGACAAACGCAGGTCTCGCCTACGTAAACTTATCCAAGAATAAAGAAGCCCTAGAGAAATTCGCGGAGGCGATCGAAATCGACCCGAAGTATATTCAAGCTTATTACAACCAAGGAATTATCTTTGAGAAGTTAGGAAATCACAGAAGCGCGATCGAGAGCTATACTAAAGCTCTGCAAATCGCACCCGATATGCCCGATATAGTTTACAATATCGGGCTCGCTTACGAGAACTCCGGTAATAAAAGATTAGCGATCAAAAATTACATTCATTTTATAGAAATCGCTTATACATCCGACGAAACGAACATTAACGATGCCAAAATACGAATAGAAAAACTTAGTAGAGAGGAAAGCGATTTAACGACGGGAAAATCGAGCAAGGACAGAAAGAAATTTTCTTTTCCCTAA
- a CDS encoding thiamine pyrophosphate-binding protein produces the protein MKKSGASLVVHALEQIGVKYTFGIPGVHNTELYDELSNSKSIIPILVTHECGAAFMADAISRTSDSIGTLVIVPAAGMTHALSGIGEAYLDGIPMLIISGGVRTDTGKKYQLHQIDQSSILKGITKKFYQIQTHEEIVPTIYEAYKIATTDECGPVFIEIPVNIQLFEGQISSLPDFKPERTYPPIEQSKIEEACKLLKSSGHPGILVGWGGREATEELIKISEILNAPVATTLQGLSVFPANHPHHTGMGFGSYSVPAGEAAFSSCDCLLAIGTRFSEIPTGSFGMKVPKDLIHIDINPDVFSKNYPATVEIAGDAKQVLLALIQGLEQNEFRKNEYTHLSKIIREKKEAYSKEWENHQVSNKINPYLFFKELRAKMQEEDILVVDDGNHTFLAEELFPVYRSKTFLSPTDFNSMGYCVPATIGAKLAHPDRKVVGIVGDGAFLMTGLELITATVHSLGTVIFVFYDGELSQISQGQQIPYGRKTCTILGELQLEGVARATGAAYISLHSNDHIEKTIQEAFLLSEMGRPVIVDVKIDYSKATRFTKGVVKVNLGRFPLGEKFRFIGRALIRKFTG, from the coding sequence ATGAAAAAATCAGGAGCATCCTTAGTAGTTCATGCGTTGGAGCAAATCGGGGTAAAATACACATTTGGAATTCCGGGCGTGCACAATACAGAATTATATGACGAATTAAGCAATTCAAAGAGTATCATTCCGATTCTAGTAACTCACGAATGCGGCGCCGCCTTCATGGCTGATGCAATCAGCAGGACTTCGGATTCGATCGGAACATTGGTAATCGTTCCCGCTGCCGGAATGACTCATGCTCTCAGTGGAATCGGAGAGGCTTATTTAGACGGAATCCCTATGCTGATTATTTCGGGAGGAGTTCGAACCGATACTGGAAAAAAATATCAACTTCATCAAATAGATCAATCTTCGATATTAAAGGGAATTACGAAAAAATTCTATCAAATCCAAACACACGAGGAGATCGTTCCGACGATTTACGAAGCTTATAAGATCGCGACGACCGACGAATGCGGACCCGTCTTTATAGAAATTCCGGTGAATATCCAGCTATTCGAGGGACAGATCTCATCTCTTCCCGATTTTAAACCGGAACGTACCTATCCACCAATAGAGCAAAGCAAAATCGAAGAAGCTTGCAAATTACTAAAATCATCCGGACATCCGGGAATCCTGGTAGGTTGGGGAGGAAGGGAGGCGACCGAAGAACTGATTAAAATATCAGAAATATTGAATGCTCCTGTCGCGACGACCCTCCAGGGACTTAGCGTATTTCCGGCGAATCATCCGCATCATACCGGCATGGGGTTCGGCTCATATTCCGTACCGGCGGGGGAAGCGGCTTTTTCATCCTGTGATTGCCTTCTAGCGATCGGTACTCGATTCTCGGAAATTCCGACCGGAAGTTTCGGAATGAAAGTCCCGAAGGATTTAATTCATATAGATATAAATCCGGACGTATTTTCGAAAAATTATCCGGCCACCGTGGAAATTGCCGGAGATGCCAAACAGGTCTTGTTGGCATTGATACAGGGATTGGAGCAGAATGAGTTTAGGAAAAATGAATATACTCATCTCAGTAAGATAATTCGCGAAAAAAAAGAAGCTTACTCCAAGGAATGGGAAAATCACCAAGTTTCTAACAAAATCAATCCATATCTATTTTTCAAAGAACTACGTGCTAAAATGCAGGAAGAGGACATTCTAGTCGTGGACGACGGAAATCACACCTTTTTGGCGGAAGAACTGTTTCCGGTTTATCGCTCCAAAACTTTTCTTTCTCCGACCGATTTCAATTCTATGGGGTATTGTGTTCCCGCAACCATCGGAGCTAAGCTGGCGCATCCTGATAGAAAAGTAGTAGGTATCGTCGGAGACGGTGCATTTCTTATGACCGGGCTTGAACTGATTACTGCAACAGTGCATTCTTTGGGAACCGTTATATTCGTATTTTATGATGGAGAATTATCTCAAATTTCGCAAGGACAGCAGATACCTTACGGTAGAAAGACATGCACTATTCTGGGCGAATTACAGCTGGAAGGAGTCGCTAGGGCTACTGGAGCGGCGTATATATCTTTGCATTCCAACGATCACATAGAAAAGACGATACAAGAGGCGTTTCTATTATCCGAAATGGGAAGGCCGGTGATAGTCGACGTGAAGATAGATTACTCGAAGGCCACAAGATTTACTAAAGGAGTAGTAAAAGTGAATTTGGGCCGGTTTCCTCTCGGCGAGAAATTCAGATTTATCGGGCGCGCTCTTATCCGAAAGTTTACAGGATGA
- a CDS encoding L-2-amino-thiazoline-4-carboxylic acid hydrolase: MSIIIIVLAIKVAIVIFTANGLKKVIRRLFIMNFWYEHSMNLTYWNTLKRSTIFNQDDIKKIKANYRSLKLQNKGRLVDIQSEYHLSWCCLIHATYNRCIEKGFSVERSLEITENSLFENMKPDNIGKYILNALNKSTDPFGYLVGTSKRQETNFFGSTFSFSTTVDDLNSYHLLVHNCFYNNYFREHQVPELMKIACKWDMISWSKGIIPEKHGITFSRPATLGLDNSDCKFNFERIPKK; the protein is encoded by the coding sequence ATGAGTATAATAATCATAGTATTGGCGATAAAAGTCGCCATAGTAATTTTTACGGCTAACGGTTTAAAAAAAGTAATTCGTCGATTGTTCATAATGAACTTTTGGTACGAACACTCAATGAATTTGACCTACTGGAATACTTTAAAGAGGTCGACCATCTTCAATCAGGATGATATTAAAAAAATAAAAGCGAACTACCGCTCTTTGAAGCTACAAAACAAAGGACGGCTCGTCGACATTCAGTCGGAATACCATCTTTCCTGGTGTTGTTTAATTCATGCCACATACAATAGATGTATTGAAAAAGGCTTTAGCGTGGAAAGATCGCTTGAGATAACGGAAAACTCGCTTTTTGAAAATATGAAGCCGGACAATATTGGAAAGTATATATTAAATGCTCTCAATAAATCAACGGATCCGTTTGGATATTTGGTTGGCACATCCAAGAGACAGGAAACTAATTTTTTCGGTTCCACGTTTTCCTTTTCGACGACTGTCGATGATCTTAATTCCTATCATTTATTAGTACATAATTGTTTTTACAACAACTACTTTCGAGAACATCAAGTTCCGGAGCTTATGAAAATAGCGTGTAAATGGGACATGATCTCTTGGTCAAAAGGGATTATTCCGGAAAAACATGGGATAACCTTTTCCAGACCGGCAACGTTAGGCCTTGATAATTCCGATTGCAAATTTAACTTCGAGAGGATTCCTAAAAAATAA